In the genome of Macrobrachium nipponense isolate FS-2020 chromosome 42, ASM1510439v2, whole genome shotgun sequence, one region contains:
- the LOC135213427 gene encoding ras-related protein Rab-32B-like, producing the protein MTRVYYKYAVAAIVVFDLSRPPTFEAVLKWVSDIREKVTLNDGRPLPVLLLANKCDIESISIQPEVIKNFCKQHLIDAWFLTSAKEDINIEDAMKWLVGRILEVRSTSQAPRPLSEPLPQKSLQKSQHHFVADEGYGKKLLCW; encoded by the exons ATGACAAGGGTCTACTATAAATATGC GGTGGCAGCTATTGTTGTATTTGATCTCTCAAGACCTCCGACCTTTGAAGCTGTTCTTAAA TGGGTCAGTGACATAAGGGAGAAGGTCACCCTGAATGATGGCAGACCTCTTCCTGTCCTGCTTCTGGCCAACAAGTGTGATATTGAGTCTATCAGTATTCAGCCAGAAGTGATTAAAAACTTCTGCAAGCAGCACCTCATTGATGCTTGGTTCCTAACATCTGCCAAAGAAGACATTAATATTG AGGATGCCATGAAATGGCTTGTGGGTCGCATCCTTGAGGTTCGTTCGACTTCCCAGGCACCAAGGCCATTGTCCGAACCCTTGCCCCAGAAGAGCCTCCAGAAAAGCCAACATCATTTTGTTGCAG ATGAGGGATATGGAAAAAAATTGTTGTGTTGGTAA